The genomic interval cAGTCCTTTGATTGTTGAAGTAGCCAAAACAATACGGTGGTGAAAATTAATTCGCTGCCTGGTGGCTGCATGTACCAGTACATAAGATAAGTTGCAAAGAATGTTAGTTCTAAAACCCAAAGAAAAATGCTTTTGTTAACAAACCCCCCTTTTTAATTGCGGGTGAAAGCTTAAAGGCCTCCattttataaatatcttctAGGAAATTATTTTGCTTCTTTGCtgttaattaatcaataacaATGGAATCTTTCCTAAATGCAGCTATTGTTGAACGGTTGTAGAGACAGTATTCGGAGATGGTACCTATGAATGACCAAGCTACAGTAGTTTGATTACCGGTGGTTCAAATGGTGTCGGCATAATAGGATTTAATGCATTCAAATTTACCGTAGTCCTTGTAAGGTTGTGGAAAGCAATAGTAAAGACCTACCGCCATTGACTCTGTTGTACCTCTCCCGCAGATGGATTCTTAATGTATGACTCTGACACACTCAGTAAGGGGATGGGAAAAAGTCATGGAGGTGGGTAAGCAGTGCCCTTTCATCATTTTGAAAGCCAAAAGTGAATTTGATTGGAACAGTACAAAAGTATGGGATGTTGGCCACCGTCTTTTTCCCTTCTCAGGTGATGCCAAAAAAATACCGTCAGACGATAGTCGAAATCAAAGTTCAGAGTTGGTCTCATTTAAGTGCCACGGATGCAAAGGGATACAGCACATGAAGAGGCAGAAGAAATCAAGTTACTGCTACCTTCGGTGCATCAGACCAGGTAGAATTTTGAGTGATTAGAATGTGATCCTTCAGAATTCTTTTCCCTTTCTGCAAATGCAAAGCTGTTAAGCGTCAAACTCCGATTGTATATAGACTTAATATTACTCTTGATTCTCAAAATCTGCACTGAACATGGAATGGCAGGAATGTCATAATGACACTCAGTAGTCGTCTGCTTAAACATCAAGCATTCGGTCATTAACTATTGATCTTGTCATCATAATAATATATCAGTGCTGTTGTTACGGAATTTTACTGCACTGTATAAATATAAAGGACACTGAGGAAGATTGCAAAGCAAAAGTCGCTCATATTAATGCACAAAGAAATCATTGTCTGAATATCTATTTTTCAGATAATTGGTACTTCAGTGTGACTTGATCAATATCTTGAAAGTTGGAAACAACTGGATTTTGCTGCTTCTATGTGCCCCTGGTTTTCTATTCCAACGCTACTCAAGATTTGACAGGATCCAATAATTGCATTAGCAATAACACCATTTTCACCGTGTTGTACAACTGTGTACAATTTGCTACTGTTGTCTGACGGTTGGGACGCAAATGGATGAATTTTGCCTAGTACATGGGACCATAAAATAGTTTCGTCTGGTTTGTAGCCGCTATCTGGCTTTTGGGATGATAAGAGCTCAGAGTCTATGGTCTTATCTTACATGATATACCAAAGTTTTCGCCAACTCATCTAGTAAGCTACCTCTGAACATTGAAGTTAAAAGATTTCAGTCTGGAGAACAGCAAGTCACATGCTAACATAAGCTCTGAAAAACTGCAGGATTGACAAGAAGATTTACAAGATAAATTAGCTCAAAATTTCTGAGATATGACTCTTTTCCATTGCCAAATGATTTTCCAAATATTTGGAGGTAATCTATATACGGTAtgcataataaaaatttcacaaGAACTAATTGCTGCATTTGCAAAAGTTCATTTCCTGTAGTAGGTGAAGTACTTGAGCTGTAGTGAAGTGGAGTTTCTAACTTAATTGATAATTCTGTCGTGCTAAGAGGACGGTTCTGTATCATCCTAGGCTTTGGAATTGTTTAAACATCTGAGAAGGATTAGGCCTgtcatttttaaaatcttttggtTGTTCCTCCTAGGCATTCGAGTTAACCCATGCTTTGAAAAAGCACGTAAATTCTGGTTGAAGCTAAAGCAAAGACTGAGGgcttaatataatataatatacatGTCTACGTTAATTACTAACTTTGCAAAAACTTCAAGGGGATGGCATTACTGAAAATTTACAAATCTTTGAATTCAAGCAAGATGTGTTGACTTGGACAAGAACTCGAAAAAGTTACAAGAAATCTGTTATTTGTCCTAGTAGCTTTCTAGTATGGTAGCATTACACGTAGCCCTACTTTCAGTGCCAGCATTGCTTTTATTGCTGTGTTCTAGAATCGCCTGCAATTCATGAGGTCGGCAAGGGAGAGAAAGAGCCCCCTTCTGCTGAAATCCATATTCTTCCCAAGCCTGATCCATTAGACTTAGTAATGCAGGGTTTGTTAACTGGTCTAATTCAATAACAAACCTCTGTGTTTCCTTTCCCTTCACTGCAAAGACTGTAAAAAATCCTTCCTTAACGTCATCTGGGACTGTTTTAGCCACGCTCATGTCTTCATCAAATCCGGCATGGTTGAGAGCAGGTGATTCTCTGAATGCTGAAACCCAATATCCCTTTCGTAGTTTTTGAAAGAAAGGCCTAAACATCATCAAACCTCTTTTGCTTTCTGCCATGTTCTTGATTGACAACTCTCAGTGAATTTATGAGTTTCTTTGAAATCTATACTCCTTTCTGCCAGACTTGCAGGGGTATTTAAATTGGTTGGTGAATAGAAGATGGAAAGTTCTGTGTAATACTGCGGAGCCCCTCTTAACAAACTAAATGGATTGACTGACACGGAATTATACTGTTCTCAACagtaatatttttgttaaaagcTTTATCTGCTTCTATTTCGATTTCGCCTTATTGTCCACTAGATTTTGCTGATAAAGTGGGGCTAAATTTAGTATTTTTCGCTACATGATGTGAACATTGGTACTTTACAGATGGGAAAATTACTTGCTGTTGATCATAAATTGATTGAGATAGTATTAGCATGCTTACTTTCCAGCTGAGAGGataacatcattttttttaagtacCTTTTACTCAAGTGTTTGCACTTGGTTATGAGCTATAGGGAACTTTAACTaaactttgaaattttcactCCTAATAAAGATGTCTAACACTTGTTTGCAGTTGGTAGAATGGGGCTTGGATAAAGATATTGGCTTCTTGTTTCTATTTTCATCTTCAACATTTCTCCCAATGTTTGTTATATCGGCACGCATGCATGGTTACAATCAATTCATAAAGTTCTACAAGTTACATAAATTCTGATAGAACAAGGGTGGTTATAGTAGGCCCTTCAGTACATCTACTAAATGTTTGCAGGCGCATAGATATATTAAGCACTGATATGGATGAGAGGATAACTGGATAAGAATGCTGCCCTTTGATGCCTGGCGCTGTTGCTCCATATTTTTCATGCCCCTTGCTCTTACCATACCGCATGCATTTTCTCACAAGgacaattttcaatttccaaatgcatttttaatttttttgtacgCACAAAGTACTGTCATGAAGCTAAAAGAAGATGATAAAACCAGTAGTATATACTGTTctgtagaaaaagaaaaaacaacaGAGAGCAAGCTGGAGGAGGAAAGATACTTCATGTATTACTAAacacataatatatatacaagcaTCATATGGTTAACACCTGTTTACAAAGTGGGCAAGTGTTATTAACTGAAACATGCACTAAGACACCTCATAAACACTGGTATAATATTCTTAATAACCAGTACACTGAAGCAAAATACatagtaaaaaacaaaatgataaaGTCAAGGCATGCTTTAAGTCTAACAAGTActaatgtttttcatttttgcttttaaaaacGTTTCATTACATTTTTCCAGCTTGGTATGAGTTGTGATCACCAAGGATTGGCTGATGCTAGTCTATCTCGAAGCTGCAGGGCCTGGAGGCAAAATTTGTGACTGCCCATGGTTTGTATAACGTCGGCATGAGGTAGAACTCAATTGTAAGGCCTTCTGTAAGTGACCGCATGCATTGAACGATAACATAGATCTTTAACGTATCGTACGGATAGCCTTGGAGAAATTAATCACGATAACCATTTGACATATATTGATTGTTTCTATTGGCACAAAAACAAAGTGCTAGAAGATGCGTTTAAATTATCATCGAAATCAGAACTTTTAATTAGCTAGACATAATTTCCTTGGAAGAGAAACTCCACAACTTACTGGTAaatgatgcaaaaaaaaacaacatgaAGATATATATAGGTAAATCTAAATTGCTGATGGGTTCTACATATGAGTATCAAGtctaatgaaattttttttatcagtctttattctttttccatttctgCTGCTGTTATAGGCTGTTAAGGACCAAAACCTTGAATATCATGAAGCTGATTCCATATGTACTCATGATTCTCAAAATCTGCATTGACCACTATAAAACTTTTCTATACATATGAGCATACAGAAAGACTGAAATGTTTTCCTCAGAGACTCCTGTTACTGGTTTCAAGGTTACCATCAttaatatttgtatttattaTTGGTCATAACCCATCTGCTTGAATATCAAGAAATCTGTGCTTATCACTATGATCATCCTAACAATATAGCCAGTAGTGATGCAATTATGGAATGTCGATGAGATTTATAGATTGAAAGGCACTGTGGCACTCCGTGGagattattaaagaaaaaaaaaattagcccTACTTATGCTCAAAGTAAGACTGCAGGTCTCGATAACTGTCCTGTTCTAAGCATTTGCTATGTAGGAGGTATTTTAGACTGACTCGATCAATTTCTTGTAACCGAGTGGTTTTGCTGCATTTGTACTTCTGGTTTTCTTTCTAGCCCTAGTCCTAAGAGTTGCGAGAACCCACTAATTGCATTACATAAAGTCATAAAATGAAGAAGCACCATATTGTACAACTGTGTACAAATTCCTACGGTTGGGAAACAAATAATTGAATTATGTCGAATACATGGGACCACAGAAATTATGGTTTGGTTGTGTATATCTGGATTTATCTAGCTTAGAATTTATGGATTTATCTATCATGATATATATTCCAAATAATTTGCATGACTCGTCATACCTCTGACGTTTGCAAAATATCAGTGTCAAATAGTAAATCAGATATTAACATGAGCTAGCAGTGAAACTACAGCATTGACAATTTGTTTACATGATAACGTAAAAAATTTGAGAATATGACGCTTAGCAGAGGGCTTGCTTCCGTTGCCAAATGATTTTCGCAGTCCATTTTAGAGATAccctatatatatacatatacgcACTGTATTTCTGTTCATAAGAAATGCACATCAAAGACTCTACAAGAACAAATTTAGAAGATTTACTTTCCTTTGTATTCCCTTATATTTGAATAATAGCTAGTGAGGTGATATTCTTCAGGAAATCAGCTCATTAGCAAACCTCTTATGGTTGTTCAGCAAAGCCAGTCCATTTAGCTTattttgtggaaagcatgTGAAATCAGATTGAAgatgagaaaaagaaggatTCAATGctagatataaaataatatatgcaaatatataaatctatttttttccATTGCCATTTGCTGCATGCTCACTTTACTATATAGCAAGAGGAAAGCAGTACAGAAAACCTctaaatgtttaatttaatcaagaTCTACTGAATTGGTGAAGGAACTTctgaaaattaaatgaaatcaGTTATTAGTCCTAGCTAGTAGCTTTCTAGTAGGCTAGCATCCGTTTTAGTCCAGCCTTCAGCACCAGCCTCATTTACTTTCCCATGTTCCAGAATCTCCTGTAATTCTTGAGGTCGacaaggaagagaaagaaCCCCCTTCTGCTGGAAACCATATTCTTCCCGAGCCTTCTCCAGTAGACTCAGGAATGCAGGGTTTGTTAACTTGTCTAGTTCAATGACAAACCTCTGTGTTTCCTTTCCCTTCACTGCAAAGACTGTAAAATATCCTTCCTTGACATCATCTGGCACTGTTGTTGCCACGTCCACTTCTTCGTCAAACTCAGCATAGTTGAGAGCTGTTCCTTTGGATTCTAAGACCCAGAATCCTTTTCTTAGTTTTCGAAAGAAAGGTGTAAACATCACTAAATTACGTTTGCTTTCTGTTATGTTCTTGATTGAAATCTCTAAGTGAATTTTAAGAGTTTCTTTGGAATGTATGCTCCTTTTGCCGAGTCTGCAAGGAAATTTGTATTGGTTTGCGAATAGCAAATACCTAACTTCTCGACACTTTGTGGAGCCACTTGAAACAGTATAACGTGTAGTTTGTCTGAGAGGTCAATTTGACTATGTTTACATGGATCGATTGGCAAGGAATACTGTTCTCAACCTACGTTTCCATTTAACAGCTTGATCTGATACGGTATTAGTATCGCTTTCAGCTTATCTTCTCACTAGGTTCTTTGGAATTAGTGAGGCTAGAGTACTGAATTGCACACCGttgtcttctctttttcttttctctctctcctttgATGACAGTGTGCATAACACGTTTCATATTGTGGAACATTGGTACTTTACAGAAGAAAATATGCTGGCTATTGACTAGAAATTGATTGAGGTAGCATGCATAGATTGAAAATTACATGCCATGGATGATGTCTCACTTgtgaaagatatttttgaagTGCCTGTCATTTGAGTATTAACTTATGCACTATCAGACTAAAGGAAATCTTACAAATAACTAATATTTATCAACATAAATGCCACAGAGTTTTCTTTAGCAACAAGTTCTGTTACAAGAATCTAACTGAACTGTTCACATTAATGTCGTTgtatttctcttcttcttcttcaacccCTTTCTGTTGGTGGTtgataaattcatacatacactTGCATGAAGATTTGTAAAATGGGTTTAGAGAGTTATAAAGCTTACATgcattttcttcatcttttttgCCTCACTGTTTAGTCGACCCTTCAAAAATATCTTCTTTACATCAGCAGTGAAAGAGACTATGGAGCATTGATATGGATGAGACGATAAATGGATAAGAATGCTGGTTGTTATAGCACTGCATTCTTGCTCCATATTTTCATGCCCCTATGAATGATTGGACTGTTTCTGACAAGGATGATTTCCCATTTCTCAAAGCATTTTCCATTTTCGGTTTACAGAAAATTAGGTATGTAATTTTCTTAACAACCCGTCGAGGTGTATGCAGTTGCATCATACATAAGAAAAAAGATAGGGGATTCTAATTCAAggtaatataataatttgagATTTGCCTGTAACAAGTCTAGgattattgaaataaaataagataaattaTCTTGATCTCCCTAAGTTTTGGCTAGAATTTCACACTGATCTATTAGTATTGGATATAGATAGTCTATcttaaaagaatatattttgTTGGACATATAAGTCCAGCTGTTAATCAACCGTTAatatttctattaattaatgacgtgataatattttaaagataattttatcttttattaattttaaaaattaccacattatataaactataatttttcatttaaaaaattttttctcttcgattcaaaaaaaaaaaaatagaaattctcTTTACCCTACCTTTGGTGTTCTCGTGGCCAGATCTAGCCGAGGAGAGCTAGATCCGACCAGATTGCACTCCCCTAATAGAGTGCATCCAGATCTCATGCTCCCCTAGATCTCATGCTCCTCAGCCTTTGGGAGATCCGGCCAGATCTAGCATTCCATGGCCAAATCGACCACGAAGTGGCCGACTGGTCTAAGAGATGgaaaaatagtgaaaaagAGTGGAGAAAGAAGAGGAGTATTTTAGATATTTCACGTTTTCCTGTTAACACCGTTTACATGTTTGGAGCGGACTGTCCATTTCGAATATTAATGGATCCACATAGGATTATAGCTAAAATTTAGGGGATCAGTGTagttttctcataaaataaattgactTTCTCCTGTTTCTTTGATGTATAAAccccaaaattttttaaaatgagttaTCACAACTCAAAAACTGAAGCTTTTGATATCTTACACCATATCTGGATTGTTTAAGAATAGAATAATGAACATGTAAACATGGTTTCTTAGGCAAAATCATTTGCATGTAACATTGGAAATTCGGTATGCAGTTAAGAACTTATCATGGTAAATCAGTATAGTAGACTGGTATGCATATTGGCAAGTCatttattagaattaaaagTGAATCAACTATGAACGCCTTGGCTAAATATCATTGTATTGAAGTCACCGCTgtacttttataaaaaattttgctttCTGATAAATTTATTAcgttaaaaataaataaaaaattttgatagagAGAGATAGAGTTTGGAAAGAAACGTGAAGATAAAGAACAAcacattgatttattttaatcagaAGTCTGCCTTTTTAAAGGCAATAATTGGTTATCATATGATTACAAAGAGAAAACCGTTGCATAAAAACTAACAATCtaaaccaataaggaaatgaaaCGTGGGCCTCATAACTACTATTATGACAAATACAAAGTATCCCTTTTTTACCcaaacaaaaacaatgaaaatggttttttaAAGAGCCACGCTTTCTTATAACACTAAAAACGATACTACATGGTTTAGTGAATCACATGACCCACTTTCACATGATTGTCTTCCTTTTTGCAATAAGGGACTACCTAGTGTGAACAACAATGAAAAACTATCTCCATGCACTAACAAAACTCATTTTCTAACACAACTTCTTGAGTTTGATCTTGCACAAACCTATCTTTAATCTGAAAGTAAGAAATTTATCTTTTCCTAGTCCCTTGGTGAAGATATTTGCAACCTATTCATCTATGTTGCAATATTTCACATtgatttctttattctttataGCATTTCTTATTACATGATATCTAACTTTGATATGCTTGGTATGACCATACTATATTGGGTTCTTGACAATGGCTATTACAGATTGGTTGTTAAGCCAAATTGTTGTCCCACAGACTTGCTTAAAACTcaatttagaatttttcttAACCGAAGTGCATGGT from Theobroma cacao cultivar B97-61/B2 chromosome 5, Criollo_cocoa_genome_V2, whole genome shotgun sequence carries:
- the LOC18598006 gene encoding uncharacterized protein LOC18598006; amino-acid sequence: MFTPFFRKLRKGFWVLESKGTALNYAEFDEEVDVATTVPDDVKEGYFTVFAVKGKETQRFVIELDKLTNPAFLSLLEKAREEYGFQQKGVLSLPCRPQELQEILEHGKVNEAGAEGWTKTDASLLESY
- the LOC18598005 gene encoding auxin-responsive protein SAUR72 — encoded protein: MAESKRGLMMFRPFFQKLRKGYWVSAFRESPALNHAGFDEDMSVAKTVPDDVKEGFFTVFAVKGKETQRFVIELDQLTNPALLSLMDQAWEEYGFQQKGALSLPCRPHELQAILEHSNKSNAGTESRATCNATILESY